The sequence GTACGGTTGAGGATCCCGACGAGCCAAGCAATGGCGGTGGCAATACCGGTGGAAACACTGGTGGTAATACCGGTGGCGGCAATACCGGTGGCGGCGGAAATCATAACGAGCCGATTGGAGACTAAGGGCTTGGGGCTTAGGCCCCACCCTTCCTATTAAACATTAAACATTAAACATGAAACATTAAGAGATTATGAGTAAGAAAGAGACATTAAAGTTCATCGTGCAGATGATTGCATCGATCGCTACGGCGATAGTAACGG is a genomic window of Xylanibacter ruminicola 23 containing:
- a CDS encoding smalltalk protein produces the protein MSKKETLKFIVQMIASIATAIVTALGTTSCVATM